The following coding sequences are from one Ammoniphilus sp. CFH 90114 window:
- the fabF gene encoding beta-ketoacyl-ACP synthase II: MKKRVVVTGVGCVTPLGLDVETTWNNLLAGKSGIGPLTRRDASKFPVKVAAEVKDFEIGNYIDFKEGRRMDRFTQFAVASSMMAMKDANFEINEDNAARVGVWIGSGNGGMESYEEQFRNFEAKGYKRVSPFFVPMLIPDMASGQVSIFLGAKGINSCTVTACASGANSIGDAFKVIERGDADIMITGGSEAPITDMALAGFSSMKALSFNEDPTTASRPFDKNRDGFVMGEGCGILILEELEHAMTRGARIYAEIIGYGATGDAHHMTTPAPDGEGGARAMQLALEDGELHPEEVDYINAHGTSTPYNDKYETAAIKTVFGAHAHKLAVSSTKSMTGHLLGAAGAIEAIFSVKAIMDGIMPPTMNYQTADEDCDLDYVANKARKADIRVVLSNSLGFGGHNVTLAFRKL; this comes from the coding sequence ATGAAAAAACGTGTTGTCGTAACAGGTGTTGGCTGTGTTACTCCATTAGGTTTAGATGTGGAGACGACCTGGAATAACCTCTTAGCAGGGAAAAGCGGAATTGGTCCTTTAACCAGGAGAGACGCATCTAAATTTCCAGTTAAAGTCGCTGCTGAAGTAAAGGATTTTGAAATTGGCAACTATATTGATTTCAAAGAAGGAAGAAGAATGGACCGCTTTACCCAGTTTGCCGTAGCCTCCTCCATGATGGCTATGAAAGATGCCAACTTTGAAATTAATGAAGACAACGCTGCCCGTGTTGGGGTATGGATTGGATCAGGGAATGGTGGGATGGAAAGCTATGAAGAGCAATTCCGCAACTTTGAGGCTAAGGGTTATAAGCGAGTCAGTCCTTTCTTTGTCCCGATGCTGATACCAGATATGGCCTCTGGACAAGTCTCCATCTTCCTTGGAGCAAAAGGGATTAATTCCTGTACGGTTACGGCCTGCGCCTCTGGCGCCAATTCCATTGGAGATGCCTTTAAAGTAATAGAACGTGGGGATGCAGATATCATGATCACAGGGGGAAGTGAAGCACCTATTACGGACATGGCTTTGGCTGGCTTCAGCTCCATGAAGGCGCTCTCTTTTAACGAAGATCCAACGACAGCAAGTCGCCCATTCGATAAGAATCGGGACGGCTTTGTTATGGGAGAAGGCTGTGGGATTCTGATCCTAGAAGAATTAGAGCATGCTATGACACGTGGCGCAAGGATATACGCCGAAATCATAGGCTACGGGGCTACAGGCGATGCACACCATATGACGACTCCTGCTCCTGATGGCGAAGGCGGTGCTCGAGCGATGCAGCTAGCTTTAGAAGATGGTGAGTTGCATCCAGAAGAAGTTGATTATATTAATGCCCATGGGACAAGCACACCGTACAACGATAAGTATGAGACCGCTGCGATCAAAACCGTATTTGGAGCGCACGCCCACAAGCTAGCCGTTAGCTCTACGAAGTCTATGACAGGTCACTTATTAGGAGCTGCTGGAGCCATTGAGGCGATCTTTTCCGTGAAGGCTATCATGGATGGCATCATGCCTCCAACCATGAACTACCAAACAGCTGATGAAGATTGTGATTTAGACTATGTTGCAAATAAAGCTAGAAAAGCGGATATTCGAGTCGTGTTAAGCAATTCTCTAGGGTTTGGTGGTCATAATGTTACGTTAGCGTTTAGGAAGTTATAA
- a CDS encoding thiamine diphosphokinase → MKKKNRILLFTGGNLGSWALEEIQQGDRLIGVDRGALFLILNHLQPDLALGDFDSVTEEEREIIRRQSVSYSDCDPIMKDQTDTEMAFEWALKQNTEEILLLGALGTRFDHSLANVHLLRRGLEKRIPCRIIDEKNELMIMDRYLEVEKSHYNHVSLLPLSLQVTGITLTGFQYPLNKATLNVGDSLGISNVLVKEVGQIEIDSGLLLVIKSKD, encoded by the coding sequence ATGAAAAAGAAAAATCGGATCTTACTCTTTACCGGCGGGAATCTTGGTTCTTGGGCACTAGAAGAAATTCAACAAGGAGATAGGCTAATCGGTGTGGACCGCGGAGCGTTGTTTCTTATTCTAAATCACTTGCAACCAGACTTGGCACTAGGAGACTTCGACTCTGTTACAGAAGAAGAACGAGAAATTATCCGCCGCCAATCTGTAAGCTACTCCGATTGCGATCCGATTATGAAGGACCAAACCGATACGGAAATGGCTTTTGAATGGGCTTTAAAGCAAAACACTGAAGAGATCTTGCTTCTTGGTGCTCTTGGTACGCGATTTGATCATTCTCTGGCCAATGTTCATTTATTACGAAGAGGGTTGGAAAAAAGAATTCCATGCCGCATCATCGATGAAAAAAATGAGCTTATGATTATGGATCGATACTTGGAAGTAGAAAAAAGCCATTATAACCACGTCTCCCTTCTTCCTCTCAGCCTGCAAGTTACAGGAATAACATTGACTGGTTTTCAATACCCTTTAAATAAAGCGACACTGAACGTTGGAGACTCGCTTGGAATTAGTAATGTGCTGGTGAAGGAAGTGGGACAAATTGAAATCGACTCTGGCTTATTGCTGGTAATCAAAAGCAAGGACTAA
- the paaD gene encoding 1,2-phenylacetyl-CoA epoxidase subunit PaaD has product MQEALTSLEKQVWEKLQLVTDPEITSVSLIEMGMVEAVEIAESKVTVRMIPTYIGCPALNMMENDVVKSVSDIEGIDEVEVIFLKKPIWTSDRITAEGREKLKEYGIAPPPLESKQEGVWEIECPYCNSPKTVMNNIFGPTACRSIFYCNSCKNPFEAIKPV; this is encoded by the coding sequence ATGCAAGAGGCATTAACGTCGCTTGAGAAACAGGTTTGGGAAAAACTTCAGCTCGTTACAGACCCTGAAATCACTTCCGTAAGCTTGATTGAAATGGGAATGGTCGAAGCGGTCGAGATTGCTGAAAGCAAAGTGACCGTTCGAATGATTCCAACGTACATTGGCTGTCCAGCATTAAATATGATGGAAAATGATGTCGTGAAGTCCGTATCAGATATTGAAGGAATTGACGAGGTAGAAGTGATTTTCCTTAAGAAGCCGATCTGGACTTCCGACCGCATTACAGCGGAAGGAAGAGAAAAGTTAAAAGAGTATGGAATTGCACCTCCACCCCTTGAATCTAAGCAAGAAGGGGTTTGGGAGATTGAATGCCCATATTGCAACTCTCCTAAAACTGTTATGAATAATATTTTTGGACCTACAGCCTGTCGTAGTATTTTTTACTGTAATAGCTGTAAGAATCCTTTTGAAGCGATTAAACCTGTCTAA
- a CDS encoding NAD-dependent succinate-semialdehyde dehydrogenase has product MSDLVKKMYINGEWILAESEETYEVINPATSEPVGVVSYGDDRDTAKAIDAAHAAFKGWSQLTARERSKYLNNLYELIRKNRDELAAIMSAEMGKPLGEAKFEALGAADNFMWYAEEGKRIYGETIPSSMANKRLMVIKQPVGVVAAITPWNFPVNMLARKIAPALAAGCTVVVKPAMKTPLSAIRMFELIEEAGFPKGVVNLVLGKASAIGREITENPKVAKITFTGSTDVGKKLMEGAAKQVKRISMELGGHAPFIVFEDANLDAAVQGLFESKYRNTGQMCICTNRLYVQESIVEAFTEKLIERLKNTKVGDGRVKGVEIGPLVDEGSLNSVMAHIEDAKEKGGTIAFGGNRLTEGEYSKGFFLEPTVITNVTPDMKVCYEETFGPVVPIIPFKDEASVIEMANDTVYGLAAYAYTQNNSRCFRIAEALEYGIVGINDGSPTQTQAPFGGFKESGIGREGGHYALEGFLETKFVSFGI; this is encoded by the coding sequence ATGTCGGATTTAGTGAAAAAGATGTATATTAACGGAGAATGGATTTTAGCAGAGAGCGAAGAAACCTATGAAGTCATTAATCCGGCAACGAGTGAACCGGTTGGTGTAGTTAGCTATGGAGATGATCGTGACACAGCGAAGGCGATTGATGCTGCTCATGCCGCATTCAAAGGTTGGTCTCAGCTAACCGCTCGCGAAAGATCAAAGTATCTGAACAACCTGTATGAATTAATTCGCAAGAACCGTGATGAGCTAGCTGCTATCATGTCCGCAGAAATGGGTAAACCACTTGGAGAAGCGAAGTTTGAGGCACTTGGTGCTGCAGACAACTTTATGTGGTATGCCGAAGAAGGGAAGCGGATTTACGGTGAAACGATTCCTTCCTCTATGGCCAATAAGCGTTTGATGGTTATCAAGCAGCCTGTTGGTGTTGTTGCAGCGATTACTCCTTGGAATTTTCCTGTTAACATGTTAGCAAGAAAAATTGCCCCAGCGTTAGCTGCAGGTTGTACGGTTGTTGTTAAGCCAGCTATGAAGACCCCTCTTAGTGCCATTCGTATGTTTGAGTTGATCGAAGAGGCCGGGTTCCCTAAGGGTGTTGTAAACCTTGTATTGGGCAAAGCAAGTGCGATAGGAAGAGAGATTACTGAAAATCCTAAGGTGGCTAAGATCACTTTCACCGGTTCTACAGACGTTGGAAAGAAACTGATGGAAGGGGCAGCAAAACAGGTTAAACGAATTAGTATGGAGCTTGGCGGACATGCACCATTCATCGTATTCGAGGATGCAAACCTAGATGCAGCTGTACAAGGATTGTTTGAGAGTAAGTACCGCAACACCGGTCAAATGTGTATTTGTACGAACCGCCTATATGTTCAAGAATCCATTGTGGAGGCGTTCACAGAAAAGCTAATTGAGCGCTTGAAGAATACCAAAGTGGGTGACGGAAGAGTAAAAGGGGTTGAAATCGGACCGCTTGTTGATGAGGGCTCTTTAAATAGCGTTATGGCTCACATTGAAGATGCGAAGGAAAAGGGTGGGACGATTGCTTTCGGTGGGAACCGCTTAACTGAAGGAGAGTACAGTAAAGGATTCTTCTTAGAGCCAACGGTTATTACCAACGTAACTCCAGATATGAAAGTTTGCTATGAAGAAACATTCGGTCCTGTTGTACCTATCATTCCTTTCAAGGATGAAGCATCTGTTATTGAAATGGCAAATGATACGGTTTATGGATTAGCTGCTTATGCTTATACGCAAAACAACAGCCGTTGCTTCCGAATTGCTGAAGCGCTTGAATACGGAATTGTAGGAATCAATGATGGCTCCCCTACTCAAACTCAAGCTCCGTTTGGTGGGTTTAAGGAAAGTGGAATTGGTCGTGAAGGTGGACACTATGCATTAGAAGGATTCCTAGAGACGAAATTTGTTTCTTTCGGAATTTAA
- the glgP gene encoding alpha-glucan family phosphorylase — protein sequence MEAKIAYFSAEFGIDASLPIYSGGLGVLAGDHVKAANDLGVPLIAVGILYRRGYFQQSLDEAGNQQVYYPEHQPEDLPILPILDDNGQPKWITVPIEGRTVYLRIWRAEVGDVPVYLLDAHHEKNTKEDQSLTNHLYGGNTDTRIAQEIILGIGGVRCLRAVGEEPEVWHMNEGHSAFMSLERIREYSAQGISFETALEAVRASTVFTTHTPVPAGHDHFSFEQMDRYLGQYYWQLGASRETVLELGRIEDRFNMTRLAVSTACKVNGVSKLHAEVTKELFHQWTPDIPKEHIQVTSITNGIHTKTWVSKEMEKLYNRYLQPEWKTRIAERKIWEKVKMVSNEELWSAHQQAKQEMIQALRLPDLASTLTVGFARRFATYKRALLLFRDLERLEQLVGQLERPIAFLFAGKAHPADLPGQKLIRQIWQLSQEDRFKDKIFLLENYDMTKAKYLISGVDVWLNTPIKPMEASGTSGQKAAVNGVLNCSILDGWWAEGYNGKNGWAIESGTHHSPEEQDQADSEELYRLLEEEIVPMYYQEHTTWVDRMKESIQTLTPVFSTSCMLAEYWGKLYIPTAIRGRRFAENGLEVAKRVSSYKKFIRENWHQVHIQKAELVATYPKVFTAHCKVRLGPIWHKDVRIEAVGHHEQEGLWRKELQLVKELDQGYYLYAGSFPGTLEDWNKAMANVRVLPISPDFSHDFELELVRWG from the coding sequence ATGGAAGCGAAGATCGCCTATTTTTCTGCGGAGTTTGGGATAGACGCGTCTTTACCCATCTATTCTGGAGGTTTAGGGGTATTGGCAGGAGATCACGTGAAGGCCGCGAACGATCTAGGTGTTCCGCTAATAGCCGTAGGAATATTATATCGAAGGGGATACTTCCAACAAAGTTTAGATGAGGCAGGGAATCAGCAGGTGTATTATCCCGAGCATCAACCGGAAGATCTACCTATTCTTCCGATTCTAGATGACAATGGTCAGCCTAAATGGATTACTGTTCCCATTGAGGGCCGTACCGTTTACTTAAGGATTTGGAGGGCTGAGGTTGGAGATGTTCCGGTGTATTTATTGGACGCTCATCATGAAAAAAATACTAAAGAAGACCAAAGCTTAACGAATCATCTGTATGGAGGAAACACAGATACAAGGATAGCACAAGAAATCATTCTTGGAATTGGCGGTGTGCGATGTCTTCGTGCGGTTGGGGAAGAGCCTGAGGTTTGGCATATGAATGAAGGGCATTCCGCGTTTATGTCTCTGGAAAGAATTCGAGAATATTCAGCTCAAGGCATTTCTTTTGAAACAGCGCTTGAGGCAGTTAGAGCCTCAACGGTTTTTACTACTCATACTCCCGTGCCCGCAGGACATGATCATTTTTCCTTTGAACAGATGGATCGTTACTTAGGTCAGTATTATTGGCAACTAGGTGCGTCAAGGGAAACGGTATTAGAACTTGGCCGGATTGAAGATCGGTTTAATATGACTCGATTAGCAGTAAGTACGGCATGCAAGGTCAATGGAGTAAGCAAACTTCATGCAGAAGTCACCAAGGAGCTGTTCCATCAGTGGACGCCAGATATCCCAAAGGAGCATATTCAAGTTACTTCCATAACCAACGGAATTCATACCAAAACGTGGGTTTCAAAGGAGATGGAGAAGCTTTATAACCGATATCTTCAACCGGAGTGGAAGACAAGAATTGCCGAGCGAAAGATTTGGGAAAAAGTAAAAATGGTTTCAAACGAGGAACTTTGGTCAGCTCATCAGCAAGCCAAGCAAGAGATGATCCAAGCATTAAGGCTACCTGATCTTGCATCTACTTTAACGGTTGGGTTTGCAAGGCGATTTGCAACCTATAAGAGAGCATTGCTTTTGTTTAGGGATTTAGAGCGGTTAGAGCAGCTAGTGGGGCAGCTAGAGCGTCCTATTGCCTTTCTTTTTGCTGGTAAAGCTCATCCTGCGGATCTTCCTGGACAGAAGCTCATTCGTCAGATATGGCAGTTATCGCAAGAGGATCGTTTTAAAGATAAGATATTCCTTCTCGAAAACTATGATATGACAAAAGCAAAATATTTAATATCTGGTGTAGATGTTTGGTTGAATACGCCTATCAAACCCATGGAGGCAAGTGGAACCTCCGGGCAAAAAGCAGCAGTAAATGGAGTCCTAAATTGCAGTATCTTGGATGGTTGGTGGGCAGAGGGATATAACGGGAAGAACGGGTGGGCCATTGAAAGTGGAACACACCATTCTCCTGAAGAGCAAGATCAGGCAGATAGTGAAGAGCTTTATCGTTTGTTAGAAGAAGAGATTGTACCTATGTATTATCAAGAGCATACAACCTGGGTAGATAGGATGAAGGAATCCATTCAAACCCTTACCCCTGTTTTCAGTACTAGTTGTATGTTAGCTGAATATTGGGGTAAGCTGTATATTCCCACAGCCATTAGGGGGCGGAGATTTGCGGAAAATGGGTTAGAAGTTGCGAAACGTGTGTCTTCCTACAAGAAGTTTATTCGAGAAAACTGGCACCAAGTGCATATACAGAAGGCAGAATTAGTTGCTACCTATCCCAAAGTATTTACAGCTCATTGTAAGGTAAGGCTAGGTCCAATCTGGCATAAGGATGTACGCATTGAAGCTGTTGGACATCATGAACAGGAGGGACTATGGCGCAAAGAACTGCAGTTAGTAAAGGAACTTGATCAGGGGTATTACCTCTATGCAGGAAGTTTTCCTGGTACATTGGAGGATTGGAATAAGGCGATGGCAAATGTACGTGTCTTGCCAATCAGTCCAGATTTTTCTCACGATTTTGAGTTGGAATTGGTCAGATGGGGGTAA
- a CDS encoding TenA family transcriptional regulator: MLFTDYQQVEQAIWEIVEKEIIQGEFMQSLLAGEWTPEQVSEFALQYSYYSRNFPRVLGAAVAAVMPEDDWWVPLVDNLWDEGGRGNPKAYHSKLYHSFLITAAPHVSTNEKYVPDYPVSPATVGAVDTFISFLRSATPLEAMASIGLGSELFAGKVMGLIGEGLSHDRYNQDRKLNLTFWKVHADHHEPRHYQLCKDVLVRFTSQEDLQTIYRAGAYITRSEARFYQGLMDRMKSFV, from the coding sequence GTGTTGTTTACAGACTATCAACAAGTAGAACAAGCGATCTGGGAGATCGTCGAGAAAGAGATTATACAAGGAGAATTCATGCAGTCGCTGCTAGCTGGAGAGTGGACACCAGAACAAGTCAGTGAGTTTGCTTTACAATATAGCTATTACAGCCGAAATTTCCCTCGTGTCTTAGGGGCAGCCGTTGCTGCTGTAATGCCTGAGGATGATTGGTGGGTACCGCTAGTCGATAATCTATGGGATGAAGGAGGAAGAGGGAACCCTAAGGCTTATCATTCCAAGCTTTATCATTCTTTTCTGATTACAGCTGCACCGCATGTCTCAACAAATGAGAAATATGTACCGGATTATCCTGTTTCACCGGCAACGGTGGGTGCGGTGGATACGTTTATTTCCTTCCTTCGTTCAGCCACTCCGTTAGAAGCTATGGCATCCATCGGATTAGGGTCGGAGTTGTTTGCGGGAAAAGTGATGGGATTGATTGGTGAAGGGTTGAGCCATGATCGTTATAACCAAGACCGGAAATTAAATTTAACCTTCTGGAAGGTTCATGCTGATCATCATGAGCCTCGTCATTATCAGCTTTGTAAGGATGTTCTTGTACGCTTTACCAGCCAAGAGGATTTACAAACCATCTACCGTGCAGGAGCCTATATCACTCGTTCCGAAGCTCGCTTCTATCAGGGGCTTATGGATCGCATGAAGAGCTTTGTTTAA
- a CDS encoding M3 family oligoendopeptidase has product MDMHWSLDALYPSFESDSFQRDFEKCLTEIDNIKEWAMKNLKDHDSPVKTMEEYISQLNAFYHLYTRLHSFAELNLSVDAKNETAMQMSERLEEKGTDLVEPTVMFQKWLGVFENLEAIIAESELLKEHRYYLTEAAKQNRYLLSEKEEVLMAKMKNTGSNAWSKLQELLTSTLLVDIHIDGEDKQLPLSVVRNMAYESDAKLRKTAYEAELKAYKKIEDSSAAALNGIKGEVISTSKMRGYASALEKTLIDSRMDQETLDAMLTAMKESLPAFHRFFQKKAELLGHKQGLPFYDLFAPMGEVNMTFTYEEARRFIVEHFRSYSEKLAQYADHAFEAKWIDAEPREGKRGGAFCSNLHTIKESRILSNFTGSFSDVTTLAHELGHGYHGACLNEESFLNSDYPMPIAETASIFCETIIKNAAIKEASEDEAFIILENELSDAGQVIVDIYSRFLFESEVFKRRENSSLSVKELKQIMLDSQKQAYGDGLDSEYLHPYMWACKPHYYYAEYNYYNYPYAFGLLFAKGLYAEYLKRGDSFIVEYDHLLSVTGKMDIKSVAAIMNVNVTSVDFWRGSLKLIEKDIEKFISLK; this is encoded by the coding sequence ATGGACATGCATTGGAGTCTTGATGCCTTATATCCTTCCTTTGAATCTGACTCATTCCAACGTGATTTTGAGAAGTGTCTTACAGAAATCGATAATATAAAAGAATGGGCAATGAAAAATTTGAAAGATCACGATTCCCCCGTGAAGACTATGGAGGAATATATCTCTCAGTTGAATGCCTTTTATCATCTTTATACCCGATTACATAGTTTTGCGGAATTAAATTTAAGCGTAGATGCGAAAAACGAGACAGCGATGCAGATGTCGGAGCGCCTTGAAGAAAAAGGGACGGATCTGGTGGAACCGACCGTGATGTTTCAGAAGTGGCTTGGTGTCTTTGAAAATCTAGAAGCCATTATAGCCGAAAGTGAGCTGCTTAAAGAACATCGCTACTACCTAACAGAGGCAGCCAAGCAAAATCGATACCTTCTTAGTGAGAAGGAAGAAGTGCTCATGGCAAAAATGAAAAATACAGGCTCCAATGCTTGGTCTAAGCTTCAAGAATTGCTTACTTCCACATTGTTGGTTGATATTCATATAGATGGAGAAGATAAACAGCTTCCCTTGTCTGTCGTAAGAAATATGGCTTACGAGAGCGATGCGAAATTAAGAAAAACAGCATATGAAGCCGAGCTTAAAGCGTATAAGAAAATTGAAGATTCCTCTGCTGCTGCTCTCAATGGGATTAAAGGAGAAGTAATCAGCACTTCGAAGATGCGAGGGTATGCCTCTGCTTTAGAGAAGACGCTGATAGATTCCCGAATGGATCAGGAAACTCTTGATGCTATGCTTACGGCGATGAAAGAAAGTCTGCCAGCCTTCCATCGATTTTTCCAGAAGAAGGCGGAGTTGCTTGGACATAAGCAAGGCTTACCTTTTTATGATTTATTTGCCCCAATGGGTGAAGTGAATATGACCTTTACCTATGAAGAAGCTAGAAGGTTTATTGTGGAACATTTCCGTTCTTATAGTGAGAAGCTTGCTCAATATGCAGATCATGCTTTCGAGGCCAAATGGATTGATGCAGAACCGCGAGAGGGGAAGCGAGGAGGAGCCTTCTGTTCGAATCTCCATACGATAAAAGAAAGCCGGATCTTATCCAACTTTACAGGAAGCTTCTCAGATGTCACCACCTTAGCGCATGAACTGGGTCATGGGTATCACGGAGCCTGTTTGAACGAAGAAAGTTTTTTAAACAGTGATTATCCTATGCCTATTGCTGAAACAGCATCCATCTTTTGTGAAACCATTATTAAGAATGCTGCGATTAAAGAAGCTAGTGAAGATGAGGCCTTTATTATTTTAGAAAATGAACTTTCTGACGCTGGTCAGGTTATCGTAGATATCTATAGCCGCTTCTTGTTTGAAAGTGAAGTATTCAAGCGTCGCGAAAACAGCTCTTTGTCCGTTAAGGAGCTCAAGCAAATTATGCTCGATAGCCAAAAACAGGCTTATGGTGATGGACTCGATTCTGAGTATCTTCATCCTTATATGTGGGCATGCAAGCCTCACTATTATTATGCTGAATATAATTATTACAACTATCCCTATGCGTTTGGATTGTTATTCGCTAAGGGGCTTTATGCAGAATATTTAAAGCGTGGAGATAGCTTTATTGTAGAGTACGATCATTTGCTCTCCGTAACCGGAAAGATGGACATTAAGAGTGTTGCAGCAATCATGAATGTGAATGTGACTT